The Huiozyma naganishii CBS 8797 chromosome 3, complete genome genome contains a region encoding:
- the GLT1 gene encoding glutamate synthase (NADH) (similar to Saccharomyces cerevisiae GLT1 (YDL171C); ancestral locus Anc_7.361) has product MRFPTKQIGLYNPELEHDACGVGFIATKASNPRHDILEDARSILVNMAHRGAAHQGVGDGAGILLSIPHEFVKREFKQETLKQGEYAIGNIFLHNILYFNEQTWNDIASETGLTIVDWRIVPVDSTILNSATRESEPQVVIQPLIVAADNLDQPSITLKHRLYVFRKRTEQIYDHDNAKVYICSLSDKIIVYKGQLTPTQVFQYYARDLSDPEFKIYLGLVHSRFSTNTFPSWDRAQPLRWLAHNGEINTLRGNINWMKAREGNMSSEKLSQLASLDKLFPIIPDKGSDSAAVDNMLELLVLERSLPEAVMMMVPEAHRKDMDPQLKAWYDWAACLMEPWDGPALLNFTDGRYIGARVDRNGLRPCRYYVTNDEKIICASEVGVVQTLDDSTVITKGNVNPGDLFLVDTETCSIVDQDGLKKEIATSENFSKWLESETITLPSLIKELALDSSPNGQDRSTLNNELLLANGFTFEQISLLLSPMALTGSEALGSMGNDAPLACLNEKPVLLYDYFKQLFAQVTNPPIDPIREANVMSTECFIGPQGNLLEVSAKQCARLKLETPILNKEQFLAITNMQKIHSSWAVGSIDITFDKKEGLSGYRDTIDRINREASRLLESEHKRVIVISDRMISKDRVSISSLIAVSSIHHHLIREQTRSKVALVLETSEAKEIHDFCLILGFGCDAIHPYLAMETLITLKKQNLLRDTTKDDNETRLCDDEIISNYIYAVDHGIMKVMSKMGISTLASYKGAQIFEALGLSKEVVDLCFTGTASRIEGASFEILAQDAFSLHERGFPLPDNAVAPPSVKVLSNGEYHWRHGGFKHVNDPSAIANLRDSVKNKNNDAWEKYIKKEMEVIRDCTLRGLLELDYENSQEIPLEEVEPWTVIAKRFTTGAMSYGSISKEAHTTLAIAMNRIGAQSNCGEGGEDAERSIVQPNGDTMRSSIKQVASGRFGVTSYYLSDADQLQIKVAQGAKPGEGGELPAHKVSKDIAKTRHSTPNVGLISPPPHHDIYSIEDLKQLIYDLKCANPVAEVSVKLVSEVGVGIIASGVAKAKADYITISGHDGGTGAARWTSIKHAGCPWELGLAETQQTLVLNDLRKRVVLQTDGQLRTGFDIAVAILLGAESFTLATIPLIVMGCIMLRKCHLNTCAVGIATQDPYLRSKFDGQPEHVINFFYNLIEDLRKIMAKLGYRTIDEMVGRTEKLRKRRDLGSKTSLLNVDAILKPSYTIRKDVDIRCTTPKDIKREGRIDNILIERAEKSLSKGLSTVIDNIKLINTDLAVGPTLGYMVSKKFGEDGLPKDTIVVNFHGHAGQSFGAFLPSGITFNLKGDANDYVGKGLSGGILVIKPGQYSQLTSAENVIVGNTCFYGATSGKAFISGSAGERFAVRNSGAEICIEAVTGNNAFEYMTGGRAVVLTEMTSVNAFSGATGGIIYCYVQNKGSFEVSINKDTIELEAELDHEDAQYVEQMIQEHLEKTGSPRAQELLSDLASHIGNFVKVIPTDYKKALLSVKLESRQQTSSIANGGKSKKAISNGSTLSEPKLQDIEDYIVQGKTPRKKVPNFVKFKHKLPQITTPASERLGDWLEFQNGLSTKDIKTQALRCMDCGTPFCQSDLEYGCPVSNQIPQFNNFVAGGEWKLALETLLRTNNFPEFTGRVCPAPCEGSCTLGISEDPVGIKSIERQIIETGYKNGWMQPQRPLKRTSRKVAIIGSGPAGLACADQLNKIGHNVTVYERADRCGGLLMYGIPNMKLDKTIVERRLNLMADEGIEFVTNVEVGKDVTLESLKVEYDAVVFAIGSTIPRDLAIKGRAYKNIEFAMSLLELNTRGLLSSDKLLSQVRSRIAGKKVIVIGGGDTGNDCLGTCVRHGAKSVLNFELMPAAAARRQKSTNPWPQWPAIMRVDYGHEEVRERYGNDPRAYCILSKEFLGDSAGKVTGIRTVKVEWTRVGGRWVMSELPDTEEVYEADLVLLSMGFTGPSLVSVAESKIAVTERGNIQTDAAEPYKYSDGGDHPLENVFVAGDCRRGQSLIVWAIQEGRKCAKSVDEFLDGVSYLPGDGGLLDRRRGVSEKIAA; this is encoded by the coding sequence ATGAGGTTTCCCACTAAGCAAATCGGTTTGTACAACCCTGAGTTGGAACATGATGCTTGTGGTGTAGGTTTCATTGCAACGAAGGCATCAAATCCAAGACACGATATCTTGGAAGATGCCCGTTCTATTCTTGTCAACATGGCCCATAGAGGTGCTGCTCATCAAGGTGTCGGTGACGGTGCCGGGATACTGTTAAGCATCCCACACGAGTTCGTTAAAAGAGAATTCAAACAGGAGACTTTGAAGCAGGGAGAATACGCCATAGGGAATATCTTTCTTCATAACATTCTCTACTTCAATGAGCAAACTTGGAATGATATTGCGTCTGAGACTGGGTTAACTATTGTTGATTGGAGAATAGTTCCAGTTGATAGCACAATTTTGAACTCTGCCACCAGGGAATCTGAACCACAAGTGGTCATCCAGCCGTTGATCGTAGCAGCAGATAATCTGGACCAGCCATCAATCACATTGAAGCATAGATTGTACGTGTTCAGGAAGAGAACAGAACAGATATATGATCACGATAATGCGAAGGTTTATATTTGTTCGCTAAGTGATAAAATAATAGTTTACAAAGGTCAGTTGACACCTACACAGGTATTCCAATACTACGCGAGGGATCTTTCTGATCCAGAGTTCAAAATTTACTTGGGTCTTGTTCATTCCAGATTCTCCACAAACACCTTCCCGTCTTGGGACAGGGCGCAACCTCTACGTTGGCTGGCCCACAATGGTGAGATAAACACCCTAAGGGGGAACATAAATTGGATGAAGGCTCGTGAGGGGAATATGTCTTCCGAGAAATTGAGTCAGTTGGCAAGCTTGGATAAATTGTTCCCAATTATCCCAGATAAGGGTTCAGACTCTGCCGCTGTAGACAACATGCTCGAACTATTGGTACTCGAGAGATCTTTGCCAGAAGCCGTCATGATGATGGTGCCAGAAGCTCACCGAAAGGATATGGACCCACAGTTGAAGGCCTGGTACGATTGGGCCGCTTGTCTAATGGAACCTTGGGATGGACCTGCTCTTTTGAATTTCACAGACGGAAGGTACATTGGTGCACGCGTTGATAGAAACGGGTTGAGACCTTGTAGGTATTACGTGACCAACGATGAGAAAATTATTTGTGCCTCGGAAGTTGGGGTTGTTCAGACTCTAGATGACAGCACAGTAATCACCAAGGGTAATGTAAACCCGGGTGATTTATTTTTAGTAGACACTGAAACCTGTTCTATCGTCGACCAAGATGGtctgaagaaggagattGCTACAAGCGAAAACTTTTCTAAATGGTTAGAAAGTGAGACTATCACTCTACCGTCTTTGATCAAAGAATTAGCTTTAGACTCTTCTCCAAATGGCCAAGATCGTTCTACGCTAAATAACGAACTGTTATTGGCAAATGGTTTTacttttgaacaaatcagTCTGTTGTTATCTCCAATGGCCCTGACTGGCAGTGAAGCGTTGGGTTCGATGGGTAATGACGCCCCATTGGCTTGTTTGAACGAAAAACCGGTCCTTCTTTATGATTATTTTAAACAACTGTTTGCGCAAGTCACAAACCCACCAATTGACCCAATCCGGGAGGCCAACGTAATGTCAACCGAATGCTTTATCGGGCCACAAGGTAATCTGTTAGAGGTTTCTGCAAAACAATGCGCACGtttgaaattggagacACCAATACTGAATAAAGAGCAGTTTTTGGCCATCACAAATATGCAAAAAATTCACTCTTCATGGGCAGTGGGCTCAATAGACATTACCTTTGACAAGAAGGAGGGATTATCTGGTTACCGGGATACTATAGACCGCATTAATCGCGAGGCATCCCGTTTGCTTGAAAGCGAACACAAACGCGTTATTGTAATTTCCGATAGAATGATCTCCAAAGACAGAGTCTCCATTTCGTCTCTTATCGCGGTGTCTTCCATCCACCATCACTTGATAAGAGAACAAACCCGTTCCAAAGTTGCTCTTGTTTTGGAGACAAGTGAAGCCAAAGAAATCCACGATTTCTGTTTGATTTTGGGCTTTGGGTGTGATGCAATCCATCCATACTTGGCCATGGAAACGTTAATAACCTTGAAAAAGCAAAATCTGCTTCGAGACACCACCAAGGATGACAATGAAACAAGACTATGTGATGATGAAATAATTTCCAACTACATATATGCCGTAGACCACGGCATCATGAAAGTTATGTCCAAGATGGGTATTTCCACGCTAGCCTCCTACAAAGGTGCTCAAATATTTGAGGCTTTGGGCTTGTCGAAAGAAGTGGTCGATCTATGTTTCACTGGTACTGCATCGAGAATCGAAGGTGCCTCCTTCGAAATTTTGGCTCAGGATGCCTTCTCTTTGCATGAGCGCGGTTTCCCATTGCCCGATAATGCCGTTGCTCCTCCTTCAGTCAAGGTTTTGAGTAATGGTGAATACCATTGGAGACATGGCGGATTTAAACATGTTAATGACCCGTCTGCCATTGCAAATTTGAGAGACTCTGTcaaaaacaagaacaatGATGCATGGGAGAAATACatcaagaaagaaatggaagTCATCAGAGACTGCACATTAAGAGGTTTACTGGAATTAGATTACGAAAATTCACAAGAGATTCCATTAGAGGAGGTCGAACCGTGGACTGTCATTGCGAAAAGATTTACAACTGGTGCCATGTCATACGGATCTATCTCCAAAGAGGCCCATACTACTTTAGCCATTGCTATGAATCGTATCGGGGCTCAATCTAATTGCGGTGAAGGTGGAGAAGACGCCGAACGGTCCATAGTTCAGCCAAATGGTGATACCATGAGATCTTCGATCAAGCAAGTTGCCTCTGGGAGATTTGGTGTGACCTCCTACTACTTATCTGATGCGGACCAATTGCAGATTAAAGTAGCCCAGGGCGCTAAACCGGGTGAAGGTGGTGAGTTACCTGCTCATAAAGTTTCTAAGGATATTGCCAAGACCAGACACTCTACCCCGAATGTCGGTTTAATTTCCCCGCCTCCACATCACGATATTTATTCTATTGAGGATCTGAAACAGTTGATATACGACTTGAAGTGTGCCAATCCTGTTGCCGAAGTCTCCGTGAAGTTGGTGTCCGAGGTTGGTGTAGGAATTATTGCCTCAGGCGTAGCAAAGGCTAAAGCAGATTACATTACCATATCTGGCCATGACGGTGGGACTGGTGCTGCTAGATGGACCTCCATCAAGCACGCTGGCTGTCCTTGGGAGTTGGGTCTTGCTGAAACACAACAAACTCTGGTTCTGAACGATTTGAGAAAGAGGGTTGTTTTGCAGACAGATGGTCAGTTGCGTACAGGTTTTGATATCGCTGTTGCTATTTTACTTGGTGCAGAGTCGTTCACTTTGGCAACAATCCCATTGATTGTGATGGGTTGTATCATGTTGAGGAAGTGTCATTTGAACACATGTGCCGTTGGCATTGCTACCCAAGATCCCTATTTGAGAAGCAAGTTTGACGGCCAACCAGAACATGtcatcaattttttttacaacTTGATTGAGGATTTGAGGAAGATAATGGCCAAACTCGGATATCGTACCATTGACGAGATGGTTGGTCGTACAGAAAAAttgaggaaaagaagagaccTAGGTTCCAAGACCTCTTTGCTCAATGTTGATGCCATTTTAAAACCATCTTACACCATCAGAAAGGATGTTGATATCAGATGCACAACACCCAAGGATATCAAACGGGAGGGTCGTATAGACAACATTCTGATTGAGAGGGCAGAAAAATCTCTGAGCAAAGGGCTTTCGACTGTTATTGATAACATCAAGTTGATCAATACTGACTTGGCTGTTGGTCCTACGCTCGGATACATGGTTTCCAAGAAGTTTGGCGAGGACGGTCTGCCCAAAGACACAATTGTCGTTAATTTCCATGGACATGCAGGGCAGTCATTTGGTGCATTCTTGCCGTCTGGTATAACGTTCAATTTGAAAGGTGATGCCAACGATTACGTTGGTAAGGGTCTGAGTGGTGGTATTTTGGTAATCAAGCCCGGACAGTACTCACAATTGACCAGCGCTGAAAACGTCATCGTGGGTAATACTTGTTTCTACGGAGCTACATCAGGTAAAGCGTTCATCTCTGGTTCTGCTGGCGAAAGATTTGCCGTTCGTAACTCTGGTGCTGAAATTTGCATCGAGGCAGTCACAGGTAACAATGCATTTGAATACATGACTGGTGGTCGGGCTGTTGTCCTCACTGAGATGACATCGGTCAATGCATTTTCTGGTGCCACCGGTGGTATCATTTACTGTTATGTGCAGAACAAGGGATCCTTTGAGGTTAGCATTAACAAGGACACGATCGAGTTGGAGGCTGAACTGGATCATGAGGATGCTCAGTATGTGGAACAGATGATTCAAGAGCATCTGGAAAAGACTGGTTCGCCACGGGCGCAAGAGCTCCTAAGTGATTTAGCTTCGCACATTGGCAATTTTGTGAAGGTAATCCCTACGGACTACAAGAAGGCCTTGTTGTCTGTCAAGTTAGAGAGTCGCCAGCAGACTTCTTCTATCGCCAACGGCGGCAAATCTAAGAAAGCTATCTCGAACGGCTCGACCCTATCTGAACCCAAATTGCAAGACATTGAGGACTACATTGTCCAGGGCAAAACTCCTCGGAAGAAGGTTCCGAActttgtcaaattcaagcACAAGTTGCCACAGATCACAACACCCGCTTCTGAGCGGTTAGGTGACTGGTTGGAATTCCAGAACGGTCTTTCCACGAAAGACATCAAGACACAAGCGCTGCGGTGCATGGACTGTGGGACGCCCTTCTGCCAGTCTGACCTGGAATATGGCTGCCCTGTCTCGAACCAGATTCCGCAATTTAACAACTTCGTAGCAGGAGGCGAGTGGAAGCTGGCACTGGAAACGTTACTGAGGACGAACAACTTCCCCGAGTTCACTGGGCGGGTATGTCCCGCGCCCTGTGAGGGTTCGTGTACGCTAGGGATCTCGGAGGATCCTGTTGGTATCAAGTCTATTGAGAGACAGATCATCGAGACCGGGTACAAGAACGGGTGGATGCAGCCACAACGGCCACTGAAGAGGACGTCGCGGAAAGTGGCGATCATTGGGTCTGGTCCAGCTGGTCTTGCCTGTGCGGACCAATTAAACAAGATCGGGCACAACGTTACTGTGTATGAGCGGGCGGACCGATGTGGTGGGTTATTGATGTACGGTATCCCGAATATGAAGCTGGATAAGACAATTGTCGAGCGGCGGTTGAATTTGATGGCGGACGAAGGCATTGAGTTTGTGACGAACGTTGAGGTGGGCAAGGATGTTACCCTTGAGTCGTTGAAGGTTGAGTACGACGCAGTGGTGTTTGCGATCGGGTCCACCATCCCGCGGGATCTGGCGATAAAGGGCCGCGCGTACAAGAACATCGAATTTGCAATGAGTCTATTGGAATTGAACACGCGCGGGCTACTATCATCGGACAAGCTTCTGTCGCAAGTGCGTTCGCGGATCGCCGGGAAGAAGGTGATTGTgattggtggtggtgacacGGGGAACGATTGTCTTGGGACCTGTGTTCGCCACGGGGCGAAGAGTGTGTTGAATTTCGAGCTGAtgcctgctgctgcagcaCGGCGGCAAAAGTCCACGAATCCGTGGCCCCAATGGCCTGCGATCATGCGGGTTGATTACGGGCACGAGGAGGTCCGTGAGCGGTACGGTAACGATCCGCGCGCGTACTGCATTCTCTCGAAGGAGTTTTTGGGAGACTCCGCTGGCAAAGTCACTGGGATTCGGACTGTGAAAGTGGAATGGACTCGCGTTGGTGGCCGGTGGGTCATGTCTGAGTTGCCCGATACGGAGGAAGTGTACGAGGCAGACCTGGTTTTGTTGTCCATGGGGTTCACTGGACCCTCGTTGGTGTCTGTTGCCGAGAGTAAAATCGCAGTCACGGAGAGGGGCAACATCCAGACGGATGCTGCTGAACCTTACAAGTACAGTGATGGGGGTGATCACCCTTTGGAGAACGTGTTTGTTGCTGGTGACTGCAGACGGGGTCAGTCGCTAATTGTATGGGCGATCCAAGAGGGCCGTAAGTGTGCCAAGTCCGTGGACGAGTTCCTGGATGGAGTGAGCTACCTTCCAGGAGACGGCGGGTTATTGGACCGCCGTCGCGGTGTATCGGAGAAAATAGCCGCTTGA
- the UGX2 gene encoding Ugx2p (similar to Saccharomyces cerevisiae UGX2 (YDL169C); ancestral locus Anc_7.355) produces MDQATSRSYLSETMLGSETPIVYSSLQECSHCDGGGNIRRGSFNGDGINDRQYMGTPPCHYCFCISTSQSQGFSWNQDLFASQYQQSFKVEYDGHEDSIDKLIDMSSNKFTQSHLYWGRRSRRTSDNCVSLVADSRNGVHHKTTWETIDLENEPDTPENIHLKWLINQTSS; encoded by the coding sequence ATGGATCAGGCAACAAGCAGAAGTTACTTATCGGAAACCATGCTGGGGAGCGAAACCCCGATAGTATATTCTTCATTACAAGAGTGCAGTCACTGTGACGGTGGTGGTAACATACGTCGTGGGAGCTTTAATGGGGATGGTATCAACGATAGACAGTACATGGGCACGCCTCCGTGTCACTACTGCTTCTGTATAAGCACATCGCAATCTCAAGGGTTTTCTTGGAACCAGGATTTGTTTGCATCACAGTACCAGcaaagtttcaaagtggaaTACGACGGTCATGAGGATTCAATAGATAAGTTGATAGATATGAGTTCTAACAAGTTCACACAGAGTCACCTGTATTGGGGGAGACGTTCAAGACGCACGTCAGATAACTGTGTAAGTCTGGTAGCAGACTCTAGAAATGGTGTTCATCACAAGACTACGTGGGAAACGATTGATTTGGAGAATGAACCGGATACTCCGGAAAACATTCACTTAAAGTGGCTAATAAATCAAACGTCTTCGTAA
- the CDC9 gene encoding DNA ligase (ATP) CDC9 (similar to Saccharomyces cerevisiae CDC9 (YDL164C); ancestral locus Anc_7.343) has product MWKSVCKPLLTNRLTTIHPKMKRQMTLNNFFTSVKKSDTNTPASTTPKKMEKDESPQIPATKTAEEKHENMDVDTDPVISSSEVSAKRNSPLTSPSPTPVVSKKIKIQDENNDTKEFYSTVPYADLCNLFQEIEGISSRLAIIKLCSSFLISVMKLDPRNLIPMTYLFINKLGPDYMPGLELGLGENLLIKTIAESCGRSLQQIKTKYHEIGDLGQIALEARKVQPTMFKPKPLTVGEVFQNLKSIASSQGKDSQTKKIKLIKRMLTSCQGVEAKFLIRSLESKLRIGLAEKTVLISLSKALLVYEYGESDKDIDMETVENAEQKIRDAFCQVPNYEVVIDSCLKHGIMNLDQHCSLRPAIPLKPMLAKPTKSISEIFDRFQDQKFTCEYKYDGERAQVHLLEDGTMRIYSRNGENMTERYPEIHIRDFVTDLSHTKSLILDCEAVAWDKEQNKILPFQVLSTRKRKDVDINEIKVRVCLFAFDILLHNDEKLINKSLQERRDILHSITKEVTGEFQFATEMTTTNLEELQSFLDQSVKNSCEGLMVKMLEGEESHYEPSKRSRNWLKLKKDYLAGVGDSLDLCVLGAYFGRGKRTGNYGGFLLGCYNQDTGEFETACKIGTGFSDEVLQQLHERLKSTVIDLPKATYVFDPSAEPDVWFEPTLLFEVLTADLSLSPVYKAGSSTYDKGVSLRFPRFLRLREDKGVEDATSSEQIVEMYENQANLQQ; this is encoded by the coding sequence ATGTGGAAGAGTGTGTGCAAACCCCTTTTAACTAATAGACTGACTACAATACATCCCAAAATGAAGAGGCAGATGACCTTGAATAACTTCTTCACATCCGTGAAGAAGAGCGATACAAATACTCCAGCATCGACAACaccaaagaaaatggagaagGACGAGTCGCCGCAAATTCCTGCCACAAAGACCGCAGAGGAGAAACACGAGAATATGGATGTGGATACGGATCCAGTTATCTCCTCCTCAGAAGTCTCTGCGAAGAGAAACTCGCCCCTGACTTCCCCATCACCAACCCCAGTAGTCAgcaagaagatcaaaataCAGGACGAAAACAACGACACGAAAGAGTTTTACTCTACTGTCCCCTACGCGGATCTGTGTAATCTGttccaagaaatcgaagGGATCTCTTCAAGACTAGCAATCATCAAATTGTGCTCTAGTTTCCTGATCTCTGTTATGAAACTAGACCCGCGGAATTTGATCCCAATGACGTACCTATTCATTAACAAGCTAGGTCCAGATTATATGCCAGGGTTAGAGCTTGGGTTGGGTGAAAACTTGCTGATCAAGACAATCGCGGAATCGTGTGGACGGTCTTTACAGCAgataaaaacaaaatatcaCGAGATTGGAGACTTGGGCCAGATTGCATTGGAGGCGAGAAAAGTTCAACCCACTATGTTCAAACCGAAACCGTTGACCGTTGGAGAGGTGTTCCAAAATCTAAAGAGCATCGCCTCAAGTCAGGGGAAAGACTCTCAAACCAAAAAGATAAAACTTATTAAGAGGATGCTTACTTCATGTCAAGGTGTCGAAGCAAAGTTTCTCATAAGATCGTTGGAATCAAAATTAAGGATCGGGCTTGCAGAGAAAACTGTTTTGATTTCACTCTCGAAAGCATTGTTAGTTTATGAATATGGTGAATCCGATAAAGATATAGATATGGAGACTGTTGAAAATGCTGAGCAAAAAATCAGAGATGCATTCTGTCAGGTACCGAATTACGAAGTCGTCATCGATTCATGCCTTAAGCACGGTATCATGAACCTGGACCAACATTGTAGTCTAAGACCTGCCATTCCTTTGAAACCGATGTTGGCAAAACCAACTAAATCTATCAGTGAGATTTTTGACAGGTTCCAAGACCAGAAATTTACCTGTGAATACAAATATGACGGTGAAAGAGCTCAAGTACATCTTTTGGAGGATGGAACTATGAGGATATACTCGCGTAACGGTGAGAATATGACTGAGCGGTACCCTGAAATCCACATACGTGACTTTGTGACGGATCTGTCACATACGAAGTCTTTGATTCTGGATTGTGAAGCAGTCGCCTGGGATAAGGAACAAAATAAGATCTTACCGTTTCAAGTGCTGAGCAcaagaaagaggaaagacGTTGATATCAACGAGATTAAAGTTCGTGTCTGTCTCTTTGCATTTGATATCCTGCTACATAACGATGAAAAACTGATAAATAAGTCGTTACAGGAAAGACGCGATATCCTTCACAGCATCACAAAAGAGGTAACCGGTGAGTTTCAGTTTGCAACCGAGATGACAACCACAAATTTAGAGGAGCTGCAGAGCTTTTTGGATCAATCAGTGAAAAACTCTTGTGAGGGATTGATGGTCAAGATGTTGGAAGGAGAGGAATCCCACTACGAACCAAGCAAACGGTCCCGTAACTggttgaaattgaagaaagatTATCTCGCTGGTGTTGGAGACTCTTTAGATCTTTGCGTATTGGGGGCATATTTTGGTCGCGGTAAACGTACCGGTAACTACGGTGGGTTCTTACTTGGATGTTACAACCAGGATACTGGCGAATTTGAAACTGCGTGTAAAATTGGGACTGGATTTTCAGACGAAGTGCTTCAACAATTACACGAAAGATTGAAGAGTACGGTCATCGATTTGCCTAAGGCAACGTATGTTTTCGATCCCAGTGCCGAGCCAGATGTCTGGTTTGAGCCAACATTattgtttgaagttttaACCGCCGACTTGTCGTTATCTCCAGTTTACAAAGCTGGTAGTTCTACTTATGATAAGGGCGTCTCATTGAGATTTCCTCGTTTCCTGAGATTAAGAGAAGATAAGGGCGTTGAAGATGCAACGTCTTCGGAACAAATTGTGGAAATGTACGAGAATCAGGCAAATTTGCAACAATAA
- the KNAG0C03750 gene encoding uncharacterized protein (similar to Saccharomyces cerevisiae MSS51 (YLR203C); ancestral locus Anc_7.346) yields the protein MLLSRVLTLGKHAPYESFHTEIVRYTFHRTIMGYVRNAFGLEPRDSPDTPQISNRFHPWEESPCADLRDRAARIKTLARCPVTGKNINYTCPISGIPTHHSRKAWEDDTDYHKNKTYEKLKKVNIYEHDLRSGRSFPEFDFPAEQGRDRAVNLQNWDLFLYTRQFYSMDTEFHLATVTKMLSYPITIASVLHEFSPYKLQPRGPVTLEGLKSIAALRYTLYPKLGKTSLSNNSPMRIFIVGTRAESQLPGHVWKQLQYLFSERIFEIHFIGPECQLKEPKNTSTPLIKKVDDTLSLIYHPQYFHELHKSGDLFPYNPYKDVFFIFHPGFAYPDTRKLWLDETIPNLLETKCAIFHTGFNEGDITNDVTLIDKCYRNEIDVLMKPIKNVFGSVKWELNDINPQEVYQFNMYIAGFRGKRYHPIKI from the coding sequence ATGCTTCTTTCAAGAGTACTTACTCTCGGGAAACATGCACCGTATGAAAGCTTCCATACGGAGATAGTACGGTACACATTCCACAGAACCATAATGGGATATGTTCGAAACGCATTTGGTTTAGAACCGCGAGACTCTCCGGACACACCTCAAATATCAAACCGATTCCATCCTTGGGAAGAGTCGCCATGTGCTGATTTACGTGATAGAGCAGCACGAATCAAAACTCTGGCACGATGTCCAGTAACTGGAAAGAATATCAATTATACCTGTCCTATTTCAGGAATCCCCACACATCACTCAAGGAAGGCATGGGAGGATGACACAGACTAtcacaaaaataaaacatATGAGAAGTTAAAAAAGGTCAACATATACGAACACGACTTGCGAAGCGGCCGATCGTTTCCAGAGTTTGACTTTCCAGCAGAACAGGGACGGGATCGCGCCGTCAATCTCCAAAATTGGGATTTGTTCCTATATACCAGGCAGTTCTATTCAATGGACACAGAATTCCATTTGGCCACAGTGACGAAAATGTTAAGCTATCCAATTACCATAGCCTCTGTTCTCCACGAATTTTCACCCTATAAACTACAACCTCGTGGACCCGTTACACTAGAGGGTCTAAAGTCGATTGCTGCATTGAGGTACACTTTGTATCCAAAATTAGGAAAAACTTCCTTGAGTAATAACTCTCCAATGAGGATATTCATAGTGGGAACCCGTGCTGAGAGTCAACTACCAGGACATGTCTGGAAACAATTACAGTATTTATTTTCGGAGCGAATTTTTGAGATCCATTTCATTGGACCTGAATGCCAATTGAAGGAGCCAAAGAATACTTCAACAccattgatcaaaaaaGTGGATGATACGCTGTCCCTGATATACCATCCACAATACTTTCACGAACTTCACAAGTCTGGGGATCTGTTCCCATACAATCCTTACAAAGACGTATTTTTTATCTTCCATCCAGGCTTTGCATACCCCGATACCCGAAAGCTGTGGTTGGACGAAACCAttccaaatcttttggAGACCAAATGTGCAATATTCCATACTGGATTTAACGAGGGTGACATAACGAACGATGTCACTCTGATAGATAAGTGCTACCGCAATGAGATAGATGTCTTGATGAAACCAATAAAAAATGTATTTGGTAGCGTTAAATGGGAACTGAACGACATAAACCCCCAAGAGGTATACCAATTCAACATGTATATAGCAGGTTTCAGAGGCAAAAGATACCACCCGATAAAGATTTGA
- the CDC36 gene encoding CCR4-NOT core subunit CDC36 (similar to Saccharomyces cerevisiae CDC36 (YDL165W); ancestral locus Anc_7.347), producing MDKFGLKALVPLVRQGDPEVASKYDHSMALGADLSSMLHSLGIPRDSKRQAVLATFQSPWAETSRSEVEPTFYIPASFLGIDEVLQSESTPPCFDSVQRDQQRVALFQDETLFYLFYKHPGTVIQELTYLELRKRNWRYHKTLKAWLTKDPTMEPVVSPDGLSERGSYVFFDPQRWEKCQRDFLLFYNAIM from the coding sequence ATGGATAAATTTGGACTAAAAGCACTGGTACCCCTTGTGAGGCAGGGAGATCCTGAGGTTGCCTCGAAATACGACCATTCTATGGCACTGGGGGCAGATTTATCGTCCATGCTGCATTCTCTCGGTATTCCGCGAGACTCTAAGAGACAGGCAGTTCTGGCTACCTTCCAATCGCCCTGGGCTGAGACATCCAGAAGTGAGGTTGAACCCACTTTTTACATACCGGCATCGTTTCTGGGTATTGACGAAGTATTGCAATCGGAAAGCACGCCGCCCTGTTTCGACTCTGTACAACGGGATCAACAGCGCGTCGCATTGTTTCAGGACGAGACCCTTTTCTATCTCTTCTACAAGCATCCAGGTACAGTAATTCAAGAACTCACTTACTTGGAACTGAGGAAAAGGAATTGGAGGTATCATAAAACGTTAAAAGCCTGGTTGACAAAAGACCCGACGATGGAGCCTGTGGTGTCGCCGGATGGTTTGAGTGAGAGAGGCTCCtatgttttttttgatcCTCAAAGATGGGAGAAATGCCAAAGGGACTTTTTGCTGTTCTATAATGCCATTATGTAA